From the Paenibacillus sp. MMS20-IR301 genome, the window TGGCTCCACCTCGCGGCTTCGCTTCCCGTTGTACCGGCCATTGTAGTACGTGTGTAGCCCAGGTCATAAGGGGCATGATGATTTGACGTCATCCCCACCTTCCTCCGGTTTGTCACCGGCAGTCACTCTAGAGTGCCCAGCTTTACCTGCTGGCAACTAAAGTCAAGGGTTGCGCTCGTTGCGGGACTTAACCCAACATCTCACGACACGAGCTGACGACAACCATGCACCACCTGTCTCCAATGCTCCGAAGAGGGGCACTATCTCTAATGCTTTCATTGGGATGTCAAGACCTGGTAAGGTTCTTCGCGTTGCTTCGAATTAAACCACATACTCCACTGCTTGTGCGGGTCCCCGTCAATTCCTTTGAGTTTCAGTCTTGCGACCGTACTCCCCAGGCGGAGTGCTTACTGTGTTAACTTCGGCACCAAGGGTATCGAAACCCCTAACACCTAGCACTCATCGTTTACGGCGTGGACTACCAGGGTATCTAATCCTGTTTGCTCCCCACGCTTTCGCGCCTCAGCGTCAGTTACAGCCCAGAAAGTCGCCTTCGCCACTGGTGTTCCTCCACATATCTACGCATTTCACCGCTACACGTGGAATTCCACTTTCCTCTTCTGTACTCAAGTCACCCAGTTTCCAGTGCGACCCCAGGTTGAGCCCAAGGTTTAAACACCAGACTTAAATGACCGCCTGCGCGCGCTTTACGCCCAATAATTCCGGACAACGCTTGCCCCCTACGTATTACCGCGGCTGCTGGCACGTAGTTAGCCGGGGCTTTCTTCTCAGGTACCGTCACTCCGGTAGCAGTTACTCTACCGGACGTTCTTCCCTGGCAACAGAGCTTTACGATCCGAAAACCTTCATCACTCACGCGGCGTTGCTCCGTCAGGCTTTCGCCCATTGCGGAAGATTCCCTACTGCTGCCTCCCGTAGGAGTCTGGGCCGTGTCTCAGTCCCAGTGTGGCCGTTCACCCTCTCAGGTCGGCTACGCATCGTCGCCTTGGTGAGCCGTTACCTCACCAACTAGCTAATGCGCCGCAGGCCCATCCTCAAGCGGCAGATTGCTCCGCCTTTCATTCTCCTCCCATGAGAAAAAAGAAATTATCCGGTATTAGCTACCGTTTCCGGTAGTTATCCCAGTCTTGAGGGCAGGTTGCCTACGTGTTACTCACCCGTCCGCCGCTAAGCATTTCCCGAAGGAAATACTCCGCTCGACTTGCATGTATTAGGCACGCCGCCAGCGTTCGTCCTGAGCCAGGATCAAACTCTCCAATTTGTATTGAAAAGAGCGATTGCTCATTTTGAAACATCTGACGAGAATTTGCATTCTCTGTTTTTCGAATCACCGAAGTGATTCTTCACTCACTCGTTGTTCAGTTTTCAAAGATCAAAGTCTCATCTTTTGTCGCTCATTTTGTCTCAGCAGCGACCTTTATAATATATCACAGCGGCCTTGTTTTAGTCAAGCGTTTTTTTAATTTCTTTTTTCGCTTTACTTTCTTTCAAGTTATCGTAAGATATCTTGTCGAAAGGGCCGAGACTTAATGTATCATGAATCCGCTTTGCATGTCAACCATTACAGCAGAGTTATTTTTAGTCCCAATAATAACAGTACCCCCGGCAACCCAAGAATCGTTACAGCACCTATGGTTGCCGGATTAAGCGGAATATGCACATCAGTAATAATCCCGGAAAAATTCACAACATATATTGCTATTGCAGCCAGGATCAGATGTGTGCCGAAGATGCTCAGCCATGCCCAGCCTAACCTTTTTCTAAATACAGTCATTATAAGCAGAAAACCCGATACAATCAGCACTCCCATAGCAACAGTTCTTAGCATTCTTCTCCTCCTTAATAATTATTCTCTTATTACAGCGGAATCTGGCTTCTGTTGAGCCCAAGGCTTTTGGCATGCTTAAGGTGAATCTGATATTTGCGCTCTGCTGCCTCCAGAATGTAAATGGCATAATCGATCTGGTCCTGTCCCCTCGCCTCATCAAACATCAGATAAGCCCGCTCCCACTCCGATTGCGCTTTGCGGACCTCCTGATATACAGTGCTCCACTCTTCTTCCGGTTTGCCTCCGCTCTCACCTTCTATATCTCTGCCCAGCCATCTGGTATTCCACCATCCCATTATAATCCCCCCTGTATCATTAACTGCGGAAGCATCCGCCATGTCACAACCGCTAATCTCATACATATCGGAAGAGGGACAAACTTAGAACCATAAAATGCAGGATCAACTTAGCCGGCTTTCATCAGCATCTTCAACAGGCAATAAGAGCACCGCCGCTTCATCTCCTGCAGGAGCGCAATGAAAAAAGGAGACCCTTCAGGGCCTCCTCTAAACTATAAATTCAATTACAGAACAATCAGAACAGCTCACGGCGGCCTTCCAGCGCTTTGGACAGGGTTACCTCGTCTGCATATTCGAGATCGCCGCCCACAGGCAAGCCATGGGCTATTCTCGTGATCCTAATCTCAAACGGACGGACAAGACGGGAAATATACATGGCTGTAGCCTCCCCCTCAATGTTAGGATTGGTCGCCATAATCAGCTCCTTCACGCGCTCATCACTGAGTCTTGTCAGCAGCTCCTTAAGGCGTATATCATCAGGCCCGATACCTTCCATTGGTGAAATAGCCCCCTGCAGCACATGGTAGTAGCCGTCAAACTCCTTGGTCCGTTCAATGGCCACCAGATCCTTGGATTCCTGGACGACACAGATGACCGAAGCATCACGGGTTTTGTCCTGGCAAATCCGGCA encodes:
- a CDS encoding pro-sigmaK processing inhibitor BofA family protein, translating into MGVLIVSGFLLIMTVFRKRLGWAWLSIFGTHLILAAIAIYVVNFSGIITDVHIPLNPATIGAVTILGLPGVLLLLGLKITLL
- a CDS encoding DUF2508 family protein; the encoded protein is MGWWNTRWLGRDIEGESGGKPEEEWSTVYQEVRKAQSEWERAYLMFDEARGQDQIDYAIYILEAAERKYQIHLKHAKSLGLNRSQIPL
- the recR gene encoding recombination mediator RecR, which produces MYYPEPLAKLIDAFTRLPGVGPKTAARLAFHVLNMKEDEVIDFAKALVSVKRNLHYCSVCCNITDTDPCRICQDKTRDASVICVVQESKDLVAIERTKEFDGYYHVLQGAISPMEGIGPDDIRLKELLTRLSDERVKELIMATNPNIEGEATAMYISRLVRPFEIRITRIAHGLPVGGDLEYADEVTLSKALEGRRELF